The following are from one region of the Stigmatella ashevillena genome:
- the sthA gene encoding Si-specific NAD(P)(+) transhydrogenase yields MADWDLVVIGSGPAGESGAVQAARMGKRVVVVEKEPVLGGTAANTGTLPSKTLRETALYLSGYRARGLYGVETTLRHQATVSDFLYRERRVKDMERLRIGQNLQRHGVEVLQGVGTLEDAHTVVVRREGQPEHRLTASYILVATGSSPYRPPLYPFGDDRVHDSDEVLELAELPHSIVVVGGGVIGCEYACMFAALGIPVTLVDAKKELLPFLDDEFSALLGQRMNTLGIQLRFGHTVESLHMPETPSALLQLTLSGGEVLEAHQVLVASGRTANTGGLGLEAVGVQLGTRGHVEVGATYQTAVPHLYAVGDVIGFPALASTSMEQARVAVLHAFGAPQTLSPILPYGIYTIPEVSMAGETEESLRAKGIPYVAGRAPFATNPRGQIIGEQHGLLKLLFHRESLKLLGVHVLGELASELVHVGLTALVMGAGAQLFMETCFNYPTLSEAYKTATHNALLQRASGAP; encoded by the coding sequence ATGGCTGATTGGGATCTGGTGGTCATCGGCTCGGGCCCCGCGGGCGAGAGCGGCGCCGTGCAGGCCGCGCGCATGGGCAAGCGGGTGGTGGTGGTGGAGAAGGAGCCCGTGCTGGGAGGCACCGCCGCCAACACGGGCACCCTGCCCTCCAAGACGCTGCGCGAGACGGCACTCTACCTCTCGGGCTACCGGGCGCGGGGCCTCTATGGCGTGGAGACCACGCTGCGCCACCAAGCCACCGTGTCCGACTTCCTCTACCGCGAGCGGCGGGTGAAGGACATGGAGCGCCTGCGCATCGGGCAGAACCTCCAGCGCCACGGAGTGGAGGTCCTCCAAGGAGTCGGCACGCTCGAGGATGCGCACACGGTGGTGGTGCGCCGGGAGGGCCAGCCCGAGCACCGCCTCACGGCCTCCTACATCCTGGTGGCCACCGGCTCCTCCCCCTACCGCCCCCCGCTCTACCCCTTCGGGGATGATCGGGTGCACGACTCGGACGAAGTGCTCGAGCTGGCCGAGCTTCCCCACTCCATCGTGGTGGTGGGCGGCGGGGTCATCGGCTGCGAGTACGCGTGCATGTTCGCCGCCCTCGGCATCCCCGTGACGCTGGTGGACGCAAAGAAGGAGCTGCTGCCCTTCCTCGACGACGAGTTCTCCGCCCTGCTGGGCCAGCGGATGAACACCCTCGGCATCCAACTGCGCTTCGGCCACACGGTGGAGTCCCTCCACATGCCCGAGACACCCTCGGCCCTGCTCCAGCTGACGCTCTCGGGAGGCGAGGTGCTGGAGGCACACCAGGTGCTGGTGGCCTCGGGCCGCACAGCCAACACCGGGGGGCTCGGGCTGGAAGCGGTGGGGGTCCAACTGGGCACCCGCGGCCACGTGGAGGTGGGCGCCACGTACCAGACGGCGGTCCCCCACCTGTATGCCGTGGGCGACGTCATCGGCTTTCCCGCCCTGGCCTCCACCTCCATGGAGCAGGCGCGCGTGGCGGTGCTGCACGCCTTCGGGGCCCCTCAAACGCTCTCGCCCATCCTGCCCTACGGCATCTACACCATCCCGGAAGTCTCCATGGCGGGGGAGACCGAGGAGTCCCTGCGCGCCAAGGGCATCCCCTACGTGGCGGGCCGAGCCCCGTTCGCCACCAACCCCCGGGGGCAGATCATCGGAGAGCAGCATGGGCTGCTCAAGCTGCTGTTCCACCGGGAGAGCTTGAAGCTGCTGGGCGTCCACGTGCTGGGCGAGCTGGCCTCGGAGCTGGTGCACGTGGGCCTCACCGCGCTGGTGATGGGCGCGGGGGCGCAGCTCTTCATGGAAACGTGCTTCAACTACCCCACGCTGTCGGAGGCCTACAAGACGGCCACCCACAACGCGCTTCTTCAGCGGGCGTCCGGAGCGCCGTAG
- a CDS encoding alpha-2-macroglobulin family protein — protein sequence MKPQSLKTPSLLRPARARWLVAALLVGTALAGCKKEEGSSPASPGATPSTPSTPSGAPVSGMPTPATPAGVEPPKPEAYTPNIREVGPAEGVVPSQLVFEFPRSVQYSSGDGTEGTVIRVNPVVAGNLEYYRNSSALSLTPGNGFELGTTYTVTVEAVETQVGVVKPPQPGQWSYTFTTPAFAFLRMAPRQVDTEKGQATVDLVFSGPVDAAKARRYSTFQLDGKPLTSFKLSADPEHRHILTAQLSSPLLKPGARVEYGLKTGLTSLRGGGTAPVGQASFELLGGKRLDITQVSVEEGNTGFYLEVQCRDVEMNAPPSREYDDWYYSNKPGCVFDEDVAAEAIRFSPPVKFSLAPARRGFRIFGDFKRGKYTMKIAAGAVSEGHGRLLAAFENTYSISARKPQLVFTSAGRYLPRSAWRNLPLSHLNVDEAEFVVRQVPPENLIFWMSNDAQETADERTSNVLLSQKLPLKGAQDVLSTTYLDVGSLVPANTRGLVEVSVSVDTTRTATRILLTDLSLVAKRGGVSQGPQGQEEVLVWVLGMESTEPLTGVEVSLVKKSGQAVARCTTQGAEGCKLQVPAQTVDPSAPFALVARKDGELTYLKYSELKTEIANSDVHGEPYRAQAAYRASIYSDRGVYRPGDTAHVAAVLRGQEDVAPPVDLPVELRVIDPREREFKKVSLKTNEAGLVSLDLPFASFQDTGRYRVVLRVADREVAQYSLSVEEFVPERMKVTASTDKPGYAQGAPVPVKVEAAYLFGGSAEGSPLELTCRLEPSAFTPKENAQFAYGVWRQGGTEAKAVTLGQVTGSLNEKGQALLDCPAQAVAGGFKGPAKLVARASVFEAGSGRSTQGEVTAPMHPETYYVGLQTGTQKVEANKAFTVTGVVVDWEGRLITDARSLKPLEVEYLRLEEEYGSFYDESEGYERYQRYLRPVREGKAIAKVEGGKFQLQVTPAQDAAGFIVRVSSGGAQTDLQLEGRGQYYWWGDGEERVDQTPRPMKPTSLALELPRSGKVGEPVTVKLKAPYRGRVLFTAETDQVIASEWKAVEPGEVSWTFTPKGFAPNVYLSAFMVKDPHLESAQAFMPDRAFGVGSVTLEPTDFTQTVKLGVPEEVRSNSTLTVNLELGAMEGPTYATVAVVDEGILSLTRFQSPDPIKELFAKRALGVETYETIGWTLLVPPAGNSRSTGGDEGGDASGRVQPVKPVALWSGVVPVPANGKLSLPFQLPQYRGAVRVMAVTTGAKRVGRASAQVLVRDPLVLQATLPRFLTQNDEIQIPVFLTNLSGGTQEVKVSLTAENLPVPGMAMPAASMGSPLQLLGKSEGRMKLENGKAATLVFQAKALLAVGAARLKVTAEGGGHTAFEQLDVPLLPAGPRERKVQRLELAAGHTDLAPYLQGWVPTTERSTFWVTTNPYAESLQHLSYLVRYPYGCIEQTTSSTRPLLFVSQLIDNVDPSLTGDKKVEDMVMAGINRVISMQTPSGGFGYWPGSTEPVAWGTAYATHMLLDAQKLKYPVPQDRVDDALAWMGQELNRKEGSTVRDNHYGQEAEPYMHYVLAMAGKGRKARVQKLVETLASQKALSGEEREQEYMLKAALYLSGDRRYEKELRSPVLEPVTDERRNSWSFYSDRRRRGFMLSTFQDLFGNDATGEPLAQQVAQALQGHSSAWYTTQELVWGITGLGKRVSGAASDFTPPTLVADGKEVAPQASGGAKTARSSDKTWALVRASERKGVALDLKEKGSGKLYLILNSDGVRTGGQAKVGGEGLSISRTYRKLDGTVIDPGQGVNLADLVYVEVELSNTSGERIQNIALVDRLPAGWEIENARLGRGGSVEWVEAESLWTADYVNIRDDRMEVFGSLEARESKKVVYAVRAVTSGKFTLPPVEAEAMYDPRIWARGAGEQVQVSGPWKDFLL from the coding sequence ATGAAGCCTCAGTCCCTCAAGACACCGAGTCTGCTCCGCCCCGCCCGTGCGCGGTGGCTGGTCGCGGCCCTGCTGGTGGGCACCGCGCTCGCAGGCTGCAAGAAGGAGGAAGGTTCGTCCCCCGCGTCGCCGGGAGCCACCCCCTCCACTCCCTCCACCCCCTCGGGTGCGCCCGTCTCGGGAATGCCCACTCCGGCCACCCCGGCGGGCGTGGAGCCGCCCAAGCCCGAGGCGTACACGCCCAACATCCGGGAGGTGGGGCCCGCCGAAGGGGTGGTGCCCAGCCAGCTGGTGTTCGAGTTCCCCCGCAGCGTCCAGTACTCGAGCGGGGATGGGACGGAAGGCACGGTCATTCGGGTCAACCCGGTGGTGGCGGGCAACCTCGAGTACTACCGCAACAGCTCCGCGCTCTCCCTGACGCCGGGCAACGGGTTCGAGCTGGGGACGACCTACACCGTCACCGTCGAGGCCGTGGAGACGCAGGTCGGCGTGGTGAAGCCTCCCCAGCCGGGCCAGTGGTCCTACACCTTCACCACGCCTGCGTTCGCCTTTCTCCGGATGGCGCCGCGGCAGGTGGACACGGAGAAGGGCCAGGCGACCGTGGACCTCGTCTTCTCGGGGCCCGTGGATGCGGCGAAGGCCCGCCGGTACAGCACCTTCCAGTTGGACGGCAAGCCCCTCACGTCCTTCAAGCTGAGCGCGGACCCAGAGCACCGCCACATCCTTACGGCCCAGTTGAGCAGCCCGCTGCTCAAGCCCGGCGCCCGGGTGGAGTATGGCCTCAAGACAGGGCTGACCTCGCTGCGGGGGGGAGGGACCGCGCCCGTGGGGCAGGCGTCCTTCGAGCTCCTGGGCGGCAAGCGCCTGGACATCACCCAGGTCTCCGTGGAGGAGGGCAACACCGGGTTCTACCTGGAGGTGCAGTGCCGGGACGTGGAGATGAACGCGCCTCCCAGCCGGGAGTATGACGACTGGTATTACAGCAACAAGCCCGGGTGTGTGTTCGACGAGGATGTGGCCGCCGAGGCCATCCGCTTCTCGCCCCCGGTGAAGTTCTCCCTGGCGCCGGCTCGCCGGGGCTTCCGCATCTTCGGGGACTTCAAGCGCGGCAAGTACACGATGAAGATCGCCGCGGGCGCCGTCTCCGAGGGCCATGGCCGGTTGCTGGCCGCGTTCGAGAACACCTATTCCATCAGCGCGCGCAAGCCGCAGCTGGTCTTCACCTCGGCGGGCCGGTACCTGCCGCGCAGCGCCTGGCGCAACCTGCCCCTGAGCCACCTCAACGTGGACGAGGCGGAGTTCGTGGTGCGGCAGGTGCCCCCCGAGAACCTCATCTTCTGGATGAGCAATGACGCCCAGGAGACCGCCGATGAGCGGACCTCCAATGTCCTGCTGAGCCAGAAGCTTCCCCTCAAAGGGGCGCAGGACGTGCTCTCCACCACCTACCTGGATGTCGGCAGCCTGGTGCCCGCCAACACCCGGGGGCTGGTGGAGGTCTCCGTCTCGGTCGACACCACGCGGACCGCCACGCGCATCCTGCTCACCGATCTGAGCCTCGTGGCCAAGCGGGGGGGCGTCTCCCAGGGGCCCCAGGGCCAGGAGGAAGTCCTGGTGTGGGTGCTCGGCATGGAGTCCACCGAGCCCCTGACGGGCGTGGAGGTGTCCCTGGTGAAGAAGAGTGGCCAGGCGGTGGCCCGCTGCACCACCCAGGGCGCGGAGGGGTGCAAGCTCCAGGTGCCCGCGCAGACGGTGGATCCCAGCGCGCCCTTCGCCCTGGTGGCGCGCAAGGACGGCGAGCTGACGTACCTGAAGTACAGCGAGCTGAAGACGGAGATCGCCAACTCGGACGTGCACGGCGAGCCGTACCGGGCCCAGGCCGCCTACCGCGCGTCGATCTACTCGGACCGGGGCGTGTACCGGCCGGGGGACACCGCGCACGTGGCGGCGGTGCTGCGAGGGCAGGAGGATGTGGCGCCCCCGGTGGATCTGCCGGTGGAGCTGCGCGTCATCGACCCGCGCGAGCGCGAGTTCAAGAAGGTGTCGCTCAAGACGAACGAGGCGGGGTTGGTGTCGTTGGATCTGCCGTTCGCCTCCTTCCAGGACACGGGCCGCTACCGGGTGGTGCTGCGCGTGGCGGACCGGGAGGTGGCCCAGTACTCCCTGAGCGTGGAGGAGTTCGTCCCCGAGCGCATGAAGGTGACGGCCAGCACGGACAAGCCGGGCTATGCGCAGGGAGCGCCGGTGCCGGTGAAGGTGGAGGCGGCGTACCTCTTCGGGGGCTCGGCCGAGGGCAGTCCCTTGGAGCTGACGTGCCGGCTGGAGCCGTCCGCCTTCACGCCGAAGGAGAATGCCCAGTTCGCCTACGGCGTGTGGCGGCAGGGGGGCACCGAGGCGAAGGCCGTCACCCTGGGACAGGTGACGGGTTCGCTCAATGAGAAGGGACAGGCGCTCCTCGACTGCCCGGCGCAGGCGGTGGCCGGCGGCTTCAAGGGGCCCGCGAAGCTGGTGGCCCGGGCCAGTGTCTTCGAGGCGGGCAGTGGCCGCTCCACGCAGGGAGAAGTCACGGCCCCCATGCACCCGGAGACGTACTACGTGGGGCTCCAGACGGGGACCCAGAAGGTGGAGGCGAACAAGGCCTTCACCGTGACGGGCGTGGTGGTGGATTGGGAGGGGCGGCTCATCACCGATGCCCGGAGCCTCAAGCCCCTGGAGGTGGAGTACCTCCGGCTGGAGGAGGAGTACGGGTCCTTCTACGACGAGTCCGAGGGATACGAGCGTTACCAGCGCTACCTGCGCCCGGTGCGCGAGGGCAAGGCCATCGCCAAGGTGGAGGGCGGGAAGTTCCAGCTCCAGGTCACCCCCGCTCAGGATGCCGCCGGCTTCATCGTCCGTGTGAGCTCCGGGGGCGCACAGACGGACCTGCAGCTCGAGGGCCGGGGCCAGTATTATTGGTGGGGGGATGGGGAGGAGCGCGTGGACCAGACGCCCCGCCCGATGAAGCCCACCTCCCTTGCCCTGGAGCTGCCGCGCTCGGGCAAGGTGGGCGAGCCCGTCACGGTGAAGCTCAAGGCGCCGTACCGGGGCCGGGTGCTGTTCACCGCGGAGACCGACCAGGTCATCGCCTCCGAATGGAAGGCCGTGGAGCCGGGCGAGGTGTCCTGGACCTTCACGCCGAAGGGCTTCGCGCCCAACGTCTACCTCAGCGCGTTCATGGTGAAGGATCCGCACCTGGAGTCCGCGCAGGCCTTCATGCCGGACCGGGCCTTTGGCGTCGGCAGCGTTACCCTGGAGCCCACGGACTTCACGCAGACGGTGAAGCTGGGGGTGCCGGAGGAGGTGCGCTCCAACAGCACCCTCACGGTGAACCTGGAGCTGGGCGCGATGGAGGGGCCCACCTACGCCACGGTGGCCGTGGTGGATGAAGGCATCCTCTCCCTGACGCGCTTCCAGAGCCCGGATCCCATCAAGGAGCTGTTCGCCAAGCGCGCCCTGGGCGTGGAGACATACGAGACCATCGGTTGGACGTTGCTGGTGCCCCCGGCGGGCAACTCGCGGAGCACCGGCGGTGACGAGGGCGGGGATGCGTCCGGCCGCGTGCAGCCGGTGAAGCCCGTGGCGCTGTGGAGTGGCGTGGTGCCGGTGCCGGCCAATGGAAAACTGAGCCTGCCCTTCCAGCTCCCGCAGTACCGCGGCGCGGTGAGGGTGATGGCCGTCACCACGGGCGCCAAGCGCGTGGGACGGGCCAGCGCCCAGGTGCTGGTGAGGGATCCGCTGGTGCTGCAGGCGACGCTGCCGCGCTTCCTCACGCAGAATGACGAGATTCAGATCCCCGTCTTCCTCACCAACCTCTCGGGTGGCACGCAGGAGGTGAAGGTGTCCCTCACGGCCGAGAACCTGCCGGTGCCAGGCATGGCGATGCCGGCGGCCTCGATGGGCTCTCCCTTGCAGTTGCTGGGCAAGAGCGAGGGGCGCATGAAGTTGGAAAATGGCAAGGCGGCCACGCTCGTCTTCCAGGCGAAGGCCCTCCTGGCGGTGGGCGCCGCCCGGTTGAAGGTGACGGCGGAGGGCGGGGGCCACACTGCTTTCGAGCAGCTCGACGTGCCGCTGCTGCCCGCAGGCCCCCGCGAGCGCAAGGTGCAGCGGCTGGAGCTGGCCGCAGGGCACACGGACCTGGCGCCCTATCTCCAGGGCTGGGTGCCCACCACCGAGCGCAGCACGTTCTGGGTGACCACCAACCCGTATGCCGAGTCGCTCCAGCACCTGAGCTACCTGGTCCGCTACCCCTATGGCTGCATCGAGCAGACGACGTCCTCCACGCGGCCGCTGCTCTTCGTGTCGCAGCTCATCGACAACGTGGACCCCTCGCTCACCGGGGACAAGAAGGTGGAGGACATGGTGATGGCGGGCATCAACCGCGTCATCTCCATGCAGACGCCCTCGGGCGGCTTCGGCTACTGGCCGGGCAGCACCGAGCCGGTGGCCTGGGGCACGGCCTACGCCACGCACATGCTGCTGGATGCGCAGAAGCTGAAGTACCCCGTGCCGCAGGACCGGGTGGACGATGCCCTGGCGTGGATGGGCCAGGAGCTCAACCGCAAGGAGGGAAGCACCGTCCGGGACAATCACTATGGTCAGGAGGCGGAGCCCTACATGCACTACGTGCTGGCCATGGCGGGCAAGGGCCGCAAGGCGCGCGTGCAGAAGCTGGTGGAGACGCTGGCCTCCCAGAAGGCCCTCTCCGGCGAGGAGCGCGAGCAGGAGTACATGCTCAAGGCCGCGCTCTACCTGTCCGGAGACCGGCGCTACGAGAAGGAGCTGCGCAGCCCTGTGCTCGAGCCCGTCACGGACGAGCGGCGCAACTCCTGGTCCTTCTACTCGGACCGCCGCCGCCGTGGGTTCATGCTCAGCACCTTCCAGGACCTGTTCGGCAACGACGCCACGGGCGAGCCGCTGGCGCAGCAGGTGGCCCAGGCGCTCCAGGGACACTCCAGCGCCTGGTACACCACGCAGGAGTTGGTGTGGGGCATCACCGGCTTGGGCAAGCGCGTCTCTGGTGCGGCCTCGGACTTCACCCCGCCCACGCTGGTGGCGGATGGCAAGGAGGTGGCCCCCCAGGCCAGTGGCGGCGCGAAGACGGCCCGCTCCTCGGACAAGACGTGGGCGCTGGTGCGCGCCAGCGAGCGCAAGGGCGTGGCGCTCGATCTGAAGGAGAAGGGCTCGGGCAAGCTCTACCTCATCCTCAACAGCGATGGCGTGCGCACCGGGGGCCAGGCCAAGGTGGGTGGGGAGGGGCTGTCGATCAGCCGCACCTACCGCAAACTGGACGGCACCGTCATCGATCCGGGCCAGGGGGTGAACCTGGCGGACCTCGTCTATGTCGAGGTGGAGCTCTCCAACACCTCCGGGGAGCGCATCCAGAACATCGCCCTGGTGGACCGGCTGCCCGCGGGCTGGGAGATCGAAAACGCCCGGCTCGGGCGCGGTGGCAGCGTGGAGTGGGTGGAGGCCGAGAGCCTCTGGACGGCGGACTACGTGAACATCCGGGATGACCGCATGGAAGTGTTCGGCAGCCTGGAGGCCCGCGAGTCGAAGAAGGTGGTCTACGCGGTGCGCGCGGTGACTTCGGGCAAGTTCACCCTGCCGCCCGTGGAGGCGGAGGCGATGTACGATCCGCGCATCTGGGCGCGCGGCGCGGGAGAGCAGGTGCAGGTGTCCGGTCCCTGGAAGGACTTCCTGCTGTAG
- a CDS encoding RNA methyltransferase, whose amino-acid sequence MVLPIRFVLMRPRNAENLGAAARAMKNCGLSEWTWIRPEAEDLGPARRLAVHAEELLDGVRREDTLEAAVADCVWVVGTSSRKVEGKRRMLPRAVGEELVARAVQGPVAIVFGDERSGLTNAEVERCHDLSAVPTDPSQPSINLAQAVLLYAYEVRMASLAAAPPPPAPLPVAASDAELARVEETLETLLKTGGFLVDPHAGRTGLRDVFAPLRRSRLTHHEARLWLAALHTLRKRLTAG is encoded by the coding sequence ATGGTGCTGCCCATCCGCTTTGTCCTCATGCGTCCGCGCAACGCGGAGAACCTCGGTGCCGCCGCGCGGGCGATGAAGAACTGCGGCCTGTCCGAGTGGACCTGGATCCGCCCCGAGGCGGAGGACCTGGGGCCCGCGCGCCGCCTGGCCGTCCACGCCGAGGAGCTGCTGGACGGCGTGCGCCGGGAGGACACGCTGGAGGCCGCGGTGGCCGACTGCGTCTGGGTGGTGGGGACAAGCTCCCGAAAGGTGGAGGGCAAACGGAGGATGTTGCCCCGCGCCGTGGGGGAAGAGCTGGTGGCCCGGGCGGTGCAGGGGCCCGTGGCCATCGTCTTCGGAGACGAGCGCAGCGGGCTGACGAACGCCGAGGTGGAACGCTGCCATGATCTCTCCGCTGTCCCCACGGACCCCTCCCAGCCCTCCATCAACCTGGCGCAGGCCGTGCTGCTGTATGCCTATGAAGTCCGCATGGCCTCCCTCGCGGCGGCCCCTCCCCCTCCCGCCCCGTTGCCCGTGGCCGCGTCGGACGCGGAGCTGGCCCGGGTGGAAGAGACCTTGGAGACGCTTCTCAAGACCGGAGGGTTCCTGGTGGATCCCCACGCGGGGCGCACGGGGTTGAGGGACGTATTCGCCCCACTGCGGCGCTCCCGGCTGACCCACCACGAAGCCCGGCTGTGGCTGGCCGCACTCCACACCCTGCGCAAGCGCCTGACAGCGGGTTGA
- a CDS encoding DEAD/DEAH box helicase translates to MKFFKLDQSFFPDRLFVFKRGREVTKSHQFQRLTANVSGNPKLRDPQREGFEHISRYYPGGNNREISLVLPVGCGKSGLIAIAPFALRAKRVLVIAPGTRIAAQLLRDADPSEPKMFSRITGVLAGDSFPEPAEIRGKETNLGDLEVADVVITNIQQLQGEENRTLTALSSNFFDLILVDEGHHNVAASWELIRTKFSQAKIINFSATPCRADGQPMAGEVIYSYPIFKAIEKGYVKRLKAVVLNPSTLKYVRREDGEEIEVGLEEVRRLGETEADFRRSVVSSAETLKTIVDASINRLYELREKTKDPRHKIIASALNYEHCIQITKAYRERNLRAEFVHSRESAKSVGTLKKLEAHELDVIVQVRMLGEGFDHRYLSVAAVCSVFANLSPFVQFVGRIMRAIEQDSPNSSLNEGVVVFHAGSNIAKRWADFQQFSQADKEYFEQLLPMEELDFTSANELVREPQPLTSAKSSMEVRTQQHVTLEEIPLIERDNRAKEALNYLVSQGFTPEDFAHASRHVAIHVTKQSQRQAGRIALDERSKLAAGRVLKERGINPMGRELDRQRLGRENLVVLKAAIDRLSNELVQKSTKERDSFTQLDLDRIEASFDSIVTAAEAEVFDGAS, encoded by the coding sequence GTGAAGTTCTTCAAGCTTGATCAATCCTTCTTTCCGGATAGACTCTTCGTCTTCAAGAGGGGGCGAGAAGTGACGAAGAGCCATCAGTTTCAAAGATTGACCGCCAATGTGAGTGGCAATCCTAAGCTGCGCGACCCGCAGCGCGAGGGGTTCGAGCACATTTCTCGGTATTACCCAGGGGGAAATAATCGAGAAATTTCTCTCGTTCTCCCGGTCGGCTGTGGAAAATCAGGGCTCATCGCAATTGCCCCTTTTGCTTTGAGAGCCAAACGAGTTCTTGTCATTGCTCCTGGCACCCGTATCGCAGCCCAACTGCTTCGGGACGCGGACCCATCCGAGCCGAAGATGTTCTCTCGAATTACCGGCGTTTTGGCTGGCGACAGCTTCCCAGAGCCTGCCGAGATCCGGGGCAAGGAGACGAACCTCGGCGACCTTGAGGTAGCCGACGTTGTAATCACCAATATCCAGCAACTACAAGGGGAGGAAAATCGCACGCTGACGGCGCTGTCTTCCAATTTCTTTGACCTCATTCTCGTGGACGAGGGGCACCACAATGTGGCTGCTAGTTGGGAGCTAATCAGAACGAAATTCTCCCAGGCTAAGATCATCAACTTCAGTGCAACACCCTGCCGGGCTGATGGCCAACCAATGGCAGGAGAAGTAATCTACTCCTACCCAATATTCAAAGCCATCGAGAAGGGCTACGTCAAAAGACTGAAGGCTGTCGTTCTCAACCCAAGTACCTTGAAGTACGTGCGCAGAGAAGACGGCGAGGAAATTGAAGTTGGCCTTGAAGAGGTTCGGCGCCTCGGCGAGACAGAGGCTGATTTCCGTAGAAGCGTTGTCAGCTCGGCGGAGACACTTAAGACCATCGTCGATGCCTCGATTAACCGGCTTTACGAGCTTCGTGAGAAGACAAAGGACCCACGCCATAAGATTATTGCGTCCGCACTCAACTACGAGCACTGCATACAGATTACGAAGGCATATCGGGAGCGCAACCTCCGTGCGGAGTTTGTTCACTCGAGGGAGAGTGCGAAAAGCGTGGGCACGCTCAAGAAGTTGGAAGCCCACGAACTTGACGTCATCGTTCAGGTGAGAATGTTGGGAGAGGGATTCGATCATCGGTATCTGAGCGTGGCTGCCGTATGCAGCGTGTTCGCTAACCTCAGCCCCTTTGTGCAGTTTGTCGGCCGCATTATGAGGGCAATCGAACAGGACTCTCCCAATAGTTCTCTGAATGAGGGAGTCGTCGTGTTCCATGCCGGTTCTAATATTGCAAAAAGGTGGGCGGACTTTCAGCAGTTCAGCCAAGCTGACAAGGAGTACTTCGAACAGCTTCTTCCAATGGAAGAACTGGACTTCACCAGTGCCAACGAACTTGTGCGGGAGCCCCAGCCATTAACTTCCGCTAAGTCCTCAATGGAAGTTCGTACCCAGCAGCATGTGACGTTAGAGGAGATTCCACTTATAGAGCGAGACAACCGCGCCAAGGAGGCGCTGAACTATCTCGTCAGCCAGGGATTCACCCCAGAGGACTTTGCGCATGCGTCCCGGCACGTTGCAATTCATGTAACGAAGCAGAGCCAGCGACAAGCGGGACGTATTGCCCTTGATGAGCGCTCTAAACTTGCCGCAGGACGGGTACTCAAGGAGCGGGGCATTAATCCCATGGGTCGAGAACTCGACCGTCAACGGCTAGGCAGAGAAAACCTAGTCGTGCTCAAAGCTGCCATTGACAGGCTTTCTAACGAGCTGGTTCAAAAGAGCACGAAGGAGCGCGACTCTTTCACCCAGCTCGATCTTGACAGGATTGAGGCCTCGTTCGATTCGATTGTGACAGCCGCTGAAGCGGAGGTTTTCGATGGCGCGAGCTAG
- a CDS encoding pseudouridine synthase — protein sequence MPRKPPPRRAPALQDKTSRPARWEGKTKPDWLSRALARAGALPLKEAEDAIQEGRVTVNGRVVRQPLAPVPEGAVLRVDGTEVRREVETRVLAFHKPEDLLTSTVSQHRTGTVYEVLLPQLPGELARYTWHAVGRLDRGTTGLLLFTNDEQLVAHATSPETHLAKRYVATVQGTADEARVEPLRRGVQLEDGPTRPAQVQVRDAHTVEVIVTEGRNHQVKRMLGAVGLPVRALHREAIGGVVLDVPVGTFRLLTPEEVTEGLGYAGRHHG from the coding sequence ATGCCCCGAAAACCCCCGCCCCGCCGCGCGCCCGCCCTCCAAGACAAGACGTCCCGCCCGGCCCGCTGGGAGGGCAAGACGAAGCCCGACTGGCTGTCCCGGGCCCTCGCCCGGGCAGGTGCCCTGCCCCTCAAGGAAGCCGAAGACGCCATCCAAGAGGGGCGGGTCACCGTCAATGGACGCGTGGTGCGCCAGCCGCTCGCCCCGGTGCCCGAGGGGGCCGTGCTCCGCGTCGATGGCACCGAGGTCCGCCGCGAGGTGGAGACCCGGGTGCTGGCCTTCCACAAGCCGGAGGATCTGCTCACCTCCACCGTGAGTCAGCACCGCACGGGCACCGTGTACGAGGTGCTCCTGCCCCAGCTCCCCGGCGAACTCGCCCGCTACACCTGGCACGCCGTGGGCCGGTTGGACCGGGGCACCACGGGCCTGCTCCTCTTCACCAATGACGAGCAGTTGGTGGCCCACGCCACCTCCCCGGAGACGCACCTGGCCAAACGCTACGTGGCCACCGTGCAAGGCACCGCGGACGAGGCCCGCGTGGAGCCCCTGCGCCGGGGCGTGCAGTTGGAGGACGGCCCCACCCGGCCCGCCCAGGTCCAGGTCCGGGACGCGCACACCGTGGAAGTCATTGTCACCGAGGGCCGCAACCACCAGGTGAAGCGGATGCTCGGAGCGGTAGGGCTTCCCGTGCGCGCGCTGCACCGGGAAGCCATTGGGGGCGTGGTGCTGGATGTGCCCGTGGGCACGTTCCGCTTGCTCACGCCCGAGGAAGTCACCGAGGGACTGGGCTACGCGGGAAGACACCATGGCTGA